A genomic segment from Desulfurella amilsii encodes:
- a CDS encoding hotdog fold thioesterase produces the protein MNVVEFLKENDQVSKWLNIDVVEAKEGYVCTQMTVRKGMLNAAGVCHGGVIFSLSDYTFAIASNIYGNVALAISANINFANAAKEGDVLIAKAKELNRTRKLGIYVITVERESDNKLIAVFNGEVFIKSESILKR, from the coding sequence ATGAATGTTGTTGAGTTTCTAAAAGAAAATGATCAGGTTAGCAAATGGTTGAATATCGATGTTGTTGAGGCAAAAGAGGGTTATGTGTGCACACAAATGACCGTAAGAAAAGGTATGTTGAATGCAGCAGGGGTTTGTCATGGGGGCGTAATTTTTTCTTTATCTGATTATACATTTGCGATTGCATCAAATATCTATGGCAATGTTGCGCTTGCAATATCAGCCAATATTAATTTTGCAAATGCCGCCAAAGAAGGTGATGTACTTATTGCAAAGGCAAAAGAACTCAACAGAACAAGAAAATTAGGTATATATGTAATTACGGTCGAGAGAGAATCAGATAATAAGCTTATTGCAGTTTTTAATGGGGAAGTTTTTATAAAGTCTGAAAGTATTCTAAAGCGCTAA
- a CDS encoding energy transducer TonB: MEKFYSKKTLSWSFVISVLINALIFFFCIKLLNVVYSIKKPLEVVLLVSNDIEKSYTNWRLPKEVVQKKINRKVLPTIPNNNLILEVSQKSIREKQLQPQIKSTNEIKTQNNNQLDIAQNASKDTLNQLRQANTATLKQNLQKENKSENIIQTQNATQSISKEDYTVLRKLIEKHLRYPYLARRNGYEGTVVLSFILQDSSFKDINIVKSSGYSILDKSAIDAIKKIEPLVNINKNVKIVIPINFRLSNS, encoded by the coding sequence TTATTCAAAAAAAACCCTAAGTTGGTCTTTTGTTATATCTGTTTTAATTAATGCATTGATTTTTTTCTTTTGCATTAAGCTTTTAAACGTTGTCTATTCTATTAAAAAACCTTTAGAGGTGGTTTTGCTAGTTAGTAATGATATTGAAAAAAGTTACACTAATTGGAGGCTTCCTAAAGAAGTAGTTCAAAAAAAGATTAATCGAAAAGTTTTACCTACTATTCCTAACAATAATCTTATTCTAGAAGTAAGTCAAAAAAGTATTAGAGAAAAACAATTGCAGCCTCAAATAAAAAGCACAAACGAAATTAAAACTCAAAATAATAATCAATTAGATATAGCCCAAAATGCAAGCAAAGATACTCTAAATCAGCTTAGACAAGCAAATACTGCAACTCTTAAGCAAAATTTGCAAAAAGAAAACAAAAGCGAAAATATTATACAAACACAAAATGCAACACAAAGCATCTCAAAAGAAGACTATACTGTTTTAAGAAAACTAATAGAAAAACATTTGAGATACCCATATTTAGCAAGAAGAAATGGATATGAAGGCACGGTAGTTTTATCATTTATCTTGCAAGACTCAAGCTTTAAGGATATTAATATTGTAAAAAGCTCGGGGTATTCAATATTGGACAAAAGTGCTATAGATGCAATAAAAAAAATTGAACCGCTTGTAAATATTAACAAAAATGTTAAAATTGTTATTCCAATTAATTTTAGGTTAAGCAATTCTTAA